In Bradyrhizobium sp. CCBAU 051011, the following are encoded in one genomic region:
- a CDS encoding VOC family protein — translation MSGKSPKPVPRFTVITLGVTDMRASIAFYEALGFARKMSETGEAVAFFDTGGTVIALFPWDQLARDATLPDQPRSKTFRGTTLAWNCGSAEEVDAALDFAIACGASLLKPAHKTEYGGYSGYFGDPDNHAWEVVVAPGIEVGDDRRVHLPD, via the coding sequence ATGAGCGGAAAATCCCCGAAACCCGTCCCCCGGTTCACAGTCATCACGCTCGGCGTAACGGACATGCGCGCCAGCATCGCCTTTTATGAAGCGCTCGGCTTTGCCCGAAAAATGAGCGAAACCGGCGAGGCGGTCGCTTTCTTCGACACCGGCGGCACTGTCATCGCGCTTTTCCCGTGGGATCAACTGGCGCGCGACGCCACGCTGCCGGACCAGCCGCGGTCGAAAACCTTTCGCGGAACGACGCTCGCCTGGAATTGCGGCTCCGCCGAGGAGGTCGACGCAGCGCTGGATTTCGCAATTGCCTGCGGCGCATCGCTATTGAAGCCTGCGCACAAGACCGAATATGGCGGTTACTCCGGCTATTTCGGCGACCCCGACAACCACGCCTGGGAAGTCGTGGTCGCGCCCGGCATCGAGGTCGGCGACGACCGGCGGGTTCATCTGCCTGATTAA
- a CDS encoding GNAT family N-acetyltransferase — MDRKPTPASEKQPLVILTTPRLVLRAAADEDISILQNLILGDSDVMRFAFSGAPMAEDAAEDFIRRSFTFGGSLTGIAVLTEKPTLEVIGFAGLSPCDALGADDFEIGFVLARRAWGRGIATEIGEAQLAFGFEQLKCGRLLGLVDPRNAPSIHALQKLGMCYLETIADPKRGSRSVYVIEVGEWRRRRAE, encoded by the coding sequence ATGGACCGGAAGCCCACGCCAGCATCGGAGAAGCAGCCGCTCGTCATTTTGACGACGCCGCGTCTCGTTCTGCGCGCTGCGGCCGACGAGGATATATCGATTCTGCAGAATCTTATCCTTGGCGACAGCGACGTGATGCGCTTTGCATTTTCCGGAGCGCCGATGGCAGAGGACGCCGCCGAAGACTTCATCCGGAGATCATTCACCTTCGGCGGAAGCCTCACGGGGATTGCGGTTCTGACCGAAAAGCCCACCCTCGAAGTTATCGGCTTTGCCGGCTTGTCGCCATGTGACGCGCTGGGAGCCGACGATTTTGAGATCGGGTTTGTCCTTGCGCGCCGGGCGTGGGGGAGGGGGATAGCCACCGAAATCGGCGAGGCGCAGCTCGCTTTCGGGTTCGAGCAACTCAAATGCGGCAGATTGCTCGGGCTTGTCGATCCGCGAAATGCACCGTCCATTCACGCGCTCCAGAAGCTCGGAATGTGCTATCTGGAGACGATAGCCGACCCCAAGCGCGGAAGCCGGAGCGTTTATGTGATTGAGGTTGGGGAATGGCGGCGGCGGCGCGCTGAATAA
- a CDS encoding ribonuclease HII produces MIRDKSAKKTDKKAGKEQAELPKGVIAVAPPSFRRERALIKRGVWPVAGCDEAGRGPLAGPVVAAAVILDPKRIPKGIDDSKRLTAERREELFEEICATSSFAVAFASPARIDRDNILRASLWALARSVRALPELPKHVFVDGRDKIDAPCDCDAVIGGDGIVMSIAAASIIAKVTRDRLMSALALDCPGYGFETHKGYAVPEHREALDRLGPSIHHRRFFAPVIAARQKHFPETVEVEPDLFTVDGEIASDISITI; encoded by the coding sequence ATGATTCGGGACAAGTCCGCCAAGAAAACTGACAAGAAAGCCGGCAAGGAACAGGCCGAGCTCCCCAAGGGCGTGATCGCGGTCGCGCCGCCGAGCTTTCGCCGGGAGCGGGCACTGATCAAGCGCGGGGTCTGGCCGGTCGCCGGCTGCGACGAGGCCGGACGCGGGCCGCTGGCGGGCCCGGTGGTGGCCGCCGCCGTCATCCTCGATCCCAAGCGAATCCCCAAAGGCATCGACGATTCCAAGCGGCTGACGGCGGAGCGCCGCGAGGAGCTGTTCGAGGAGATCTGCGCGACCTCGTCCTTCGCGGTTGCCTTCGCTTCGCCGGCGCGGATCGATCGCGACAATATCCTGCGCGCCTCGCTCTGGGCGCTGGCGCGCTCCGTGCGCGCGTTGCCGGAACTGCCGAAGCACGTATTCGTCGATGGCCGCGACAAGATCGATGCGCCCTGCGACTGTGACGCCGTGATCGGCGGCGACGGCATCGTGATGTCGATCGCAGCCGCCTCGATCATCGCCAAGGTGACGCGCGACCGCCTGATGAGCGCCTTGGCGCTGGATTGCCCGGGCTACGGCTTCGAGACCCACAAGGGCTACGCCGTGCCGGAGCATCGCGAGGCGCTGGACCGGCTCGGTCCGAGCATCCATCACCGCCGCTTTTTCGCCCCGGTCATTGCCGCGCGGCAGAAGCATTTTCCGGAGACGGTCGAAGTCGAGCCCGATCTTTTCACGGTGGATGGGGAGATCGCTTCCGATATCTCCATCACGATCTAA
- a CDS encoding glycosyltransferase family 39 protein — MRFTSLVVELIRARPRLVVLLVVLVQAGLWLFLPMLLYRSPPGDLATVLAFGREYQVGTSLGPPLAFWLADIAFRAAGNSMFGVYLLAQVCAVVTFWIYYQLARAIVGGQQAVLAVLLSMTVVAFSSPGVEFGPMVLARPLWALLLLHSWQLIGQNRRNAWFAWSIEAGLLLLTTPAALGLLLLLAGFAVATERRRRVLMSLDPLYALLVIAVLVLPYLIWLIRADALAMPPWPAFSDLGARAMQWGWLLVGLVLAMSAIVMLALLNSGWFARHAEDAPIIYRPPVDPLARDFVYFFALAPALLGSLIAGIFNLDHVVGGAGVALLMSGLAVIVATGDLLHLRRQRLLRTVWAAAVIAPAVATIATSLFLPWTGDNEVPTALPAKAIASFFGDNFERRTNQRLRAVAGDPQLASFIAMNRGRPHLLLDATPEKTPWLSVAKFNETGGVVVWRASDTSGAPPPDIAQRFPGLVPEVPRVFEWMVNGRQPLLRVGWAIVRPKTP, encoded by the coding sequence ATGCGTTTCACCTCGCTCGTTGTCGAACTGATCCGCGCCCGGCCGCGGCTGGTGGTCTTGCTCGTGGTGCTGGTCCAGGCCGGACTCTGGTTGTTCCTGCCGATGCTGCTCTATCGCAGCCCGCCGGGCGACCTCGCGACTGTGCTGGCCTTCGGCCGGGAATATCAGGTCGGAACCTCGCTCGGTCCGCCGCTGGCGTTCTGGCTCGCCGACATCGCCTTTCGCGCCGCCGGCAACAGCATGTTCGGCGTCTATCTCCTGGCGCAGGTCTGCGCGGTCGTCACTTTCTGGATCTACTATCAACTGGCGCGCGCGATTGTCGGCGGGCAGCAGGCGGTGCTCGCGGTGCTGCTGTCGATGACGGTCGTGGCCTTCAGCTCGCCCGGCGTCGAATTCGGACCCATGGTGCTGGCGCGTCCGCTATGGGCGCTGCTGCTCCTCCATTCCTGGCAATTGATCGGCCAGAACCGGCGCAACGCCTGGTTCGCCTGGTCGATCGAGGCCGGGCTGTTGCTGCTGACGACGCCGGCGGCGCTCGGATTGTTGCTGCTGCTCGCCGGATTTGCCGTGGCCACGGAGCGGAGGCGGCGCGTCTTGATGTCGCTCGATCCACTCTATGCGCTGCTCGTGATCGCCGTCCTGGTCTTGCCCTATCTGATCTGGCTGATCCGCGCCGATGCGCTCGCGATGCCGCCATGGCCGGCGTTCTCCGACCTTGGCGCGCGCGCGATGCAATGGGGCTGGCTGCTCGTCGGCCTGGTGCTGGCGATGTCCGCCATCGTGATGCTGGCGCTCCTCAACTCCGGCTGGTTCGCCCGTCACGCCGAGGATGCGCCAATCATCTACCGGCCGCCGGTCGATCCGCTGGCGCGCGACTTCGTCTATTTCTTCGCATTGGCGCCCGCGCTGCTTGGAAGCCTGATTGCGGGTATCTTCAACCTCGATCATGTGGTGGGCGGGGCCGGCGTCGCCCTGTTGATGTCGGGGCTGGCCGTGATCGTGGCGACCGGCGATCTGCTTCATCTGCGGCGCCAGCGCCTGTTGCGAACGGTATGGGCAGCGGCCGTTATCGCACCGGCCGTGGCGACGATTGCGACGAGCCTGTTCCTGCCCTGGACCGGGGACAACGAAGTGCCGACCGCGCTGCCGGCGAAGGCGATCGCGAGTTTCTTCGGCGACAACTTTGAGCGTCGAACCAACCAGCGGCTGCGCGCGGTGGCCGGCGATCCGCAACTGGCGAGCTTCATCGCCATGAACCGCGGACGTCCGCATCTGTTGCTCGATGCCACGCCGGAAAAAACCCCGTGGCTGTCGGTTGCGAAATTCAACGAAACCGGCGGCGTCGTGGTCTGGCGCGCTTCCGACACCTCAGGCGCGCCGCCGCCCGATATCGCCCAACGCTTTCCCGGCCTGGTGCCCGAAGTGCCGCGCGTCTTCGAGTGGATGGTGAACGGTCGTCAGCCCTTGCTGCGGGTCGGCTGGGCGATCGTGCGGCCGAAGACGCCGTAG
- a CDS encoding uracil-DNA glycosylase has translation MDFIPEPAPNVRQLLAFYLEAGVDCTLAEDPVDRLAEADAPAPAVVARETAPPPPVREMPAAMPAVPRSEIAPAPEVAIASAREAARSAPTLEALRALLEKFEGCALRNTATRLVFADGNPKARIMFVGEAPGRDEDIEGLPFVGRSGKLLDRMIAAIGLDRSKAYIANVIPWRPPGNRTPTPQETQICLPFVQRQIELVNPDVLVTLGNPSTQTLLSTREGIMRTRGKWFDYDTGTRTIRAMATFHPAYLLRSPSYKRMSWQDLRAIAKVLEAS, from the coding sequence ATGGATTTCATCCCCGAACCTGCACCTAATGTCAGGCAATTGCTGGCCTTTTATCTGGAGGCCGGGGTCGATTGCACGCTGGCGGAGGATCCGGTCGACCGCCTTGCCGAAGCGGATGCGCCCGCCCCCGCGGTCGTGGCGCGTGAGACTGCGCCACCTCCTCCGGTCCGGGAAATGCCGGCGGCGATGCCGGCTGTTCCGCGCAGCGAAATCGCGCCCGCTCCGGAAGTCGCGATTGCTTCCGCCCGCGAAGCGGCACGAAGCGCGCCGACGCTGGAAGCGCTGCGCGCGCTCCTGGAAAAATTCGAAGGCTGCGCGCTGAGGAACACCGCGACGCGGCTGGTATTTGCCGACGGCAATCCCAAGGCGCGGATCATGTTCGTCGGCGAGGCGCCCGGGCGCGACGAGGACATCGAGGGCCTGCCCTTCGTCGGCCGCTCGGGAAAATTGCTCGACCGGATGATCGCGGCGATCGGTCTCGACCGCAGCAAGGCCTACATCGCCAACGTGATCCCCTGGCGGCCGCCGGGCAACCGAACGCCGACGCCGCAGGAAACCCAAATCTGCCTGCCCTTCGTCCAGCGGCAGATCGAGCTGGTGAATCCCGACGTGCTGGTGACGCTCGGCAATCCCTCGACGCAGACGCTGCTGTCGACCCGCGAGGGCATCATGAGAACCCGCGGAAAATGGTTCGATTACGACACCGGCACCCGCACCATCCGCGCCATGGCGACGTTCCACCCGGCGTATCTGCTGCGTTCGCCGTCCTACAAGCGAATGTCGTGGCAGGACCTGCGCGCGATCGCGAAGGTGTTGGAGGCTTCGTAG
- a CDS encoding electron transfer flavoprotein-ubiquinone oxidoreductase: MSAEELPPRESMEFDVVIVGAGPSGLAAAIRLKQLNADLSIVVVEKGSEVGAHILSGAVIDPVSLDKLIPDWREDADCPLKTQVKDDRFYWTTATSAIRLPNFAMPPLMDNHHCYIGSLGDVCRWLGPKAEALGVEIYPGFAAAEVLYDDKGAVRGIATGDMGIARDGSLKDSFTRGMELLGKYTLFAEGARGSLSKQLIAKYSLDANSEPSKFGIGLKEVWEIDPAKHHKGLIQHSFGWPLNNKTGGGSFLYHYDDNKVAVGFVVHLNYDDPYLSPFDEFQRFKTHPAIRTVFEGGKRISYGARAITEGGYQSVPRLSFPGGALIGCAAGFVNVPRIKGVHNAMGSGMLAAEHVAEALGAGRANDELVSYENAWRDSAVGKDLHRVRNVKPLWSKFGTIIGVALGGFDMWCNTLGFSLFGTQSHAKPDRKTLDAAKAHTPIAYPKPDGKLTFDKLSSVFLSNTNHEEDQPVHLKVADMSLQKTSEHDVYAGPSNRYCPAGVYEWVEETSGPRFQINAQNCVHCKTCDVKDPNGNITWVPPEGGGGPNYQGM, from the coding sequence ATGAGCGCAGAAGAACTCCCTCCCCGCGAATCCATGGAATTCGACGTCGTGATCGTCGGTGCCGGGCCGTCCGGCCTCGCCGCGGCGATCCGGCTGAAGCAGCTCAATGCGGACCTCAGCATCGTGGTGGTGGAGAAGGGTTCCGAGGTTGGCGCGCACATCCTGTCGGGCGCGGTGATCGATCCGGTGTCGCTCGACAAACTGATCCCGGATTGGCGTGAGGACGCCGATTGTCCGCTGAAGACGCAGGTCAAGGACGACCGCTTCTACTGGACCACCGCGACCAGCGCGATCCGGCTGCCGAACTTCGCGATGCCGCCGCTGATGGACAATCATCACTGCTATATCGGCTCGCTCGGCGATGTCTGCCGCTGGCTGGGGCCGAAGGCGGAGGCGCTCGGCGTCGAAATCTATCCGGGCTTTGCTGCCGCCGAGGTACTTTATGACGACAAGGGCGCGGTGCGGGGTATCGCGACCGGCGACATGGGCATCGCCAGGGATGGCAGCCTCAAGGATTCTTTCACGCGCGGCATGGAGCTGCTCGGCAAGTACACGCTGTTCGCTGAAGGCGCGCGCGGCAGCCTGAGCAAGCAATTGATCGCGAAATACTCGCTCGATGCCAACAGCGAGCCGTCGAAATTCGGCATCGGGCTCAAGGAAGTCTGGGAGATCGATCCCGCCAAACACCACAAGGGCCTGATCCAGCATTCGTTCGGCTGGCCGCTGAACAACAAGACCGGCGGCGGCTCGTTCCTCTACCATTACGACGACAACAAGGTGGCGGTAGGTTTCGTCGTGCATCTCAATTACGACGATCCGTATCTGTCGCCGTTCGACGAATTCCAGCGCTTCAAGACGCATCCCGCCATTCGCACCGTGTTCGAAGGCGGTAAGCGCATCTCCTATGGCGCGCGCGCCATCACCGAGGGCGGCTATCAGTCGGTGCCGCGCCTGAGTTTCCCGGGCGGCGCGCTGATCGGCTGCGCGGCGGGTTTTGTGAATGTGCCGCGCATCAAGGGCGTGCACAACGCGATGGGCAGCGGCATGCTCGCGGCCGAACATGTCGCGGAAGCGCTCGGCGCGGGCCGCGCCAATGACGAACTGGTCAGTTACGAAAACGCTTGGCGTGATTCCGCCGTCGGCAAGGATTTGCACCGGGTACGCAACGTCAAGCCGCTGTGGTCGAAGTTTGGCACCATCATCGGCGTGGCGCTCGGCGGCTTCGACATGTGGTGCAACACGCTGGGCTTCTCACTGTTCGGAACCCAGTCGCACGCCAAGCCCGACCGCAAGACGCTGGATGCGGCGAAGGCGCACACCCCGATCGCCTACCCGAAGCCGGATGGCAAGCTGACCTTCGACAAACTGTCCTCGGTGTTCCTTTCCAACACCAACCACGAAGAGGACCAGCCGGTTCATCTCAAGGTCGCCGACATGAGCCTGCAGAAGACGTCGGAGCACGACGTCTATGCCGGTCCGTCGAACCGCTATTGCCCGGCCGGCGTCTATGAATGGGTCGAGGAGACCTCCGGTCCGCGCTTCCAGATCAACGCCCAGAACTGCGTCCACTGCAAAACCTGCGACGTGAAAGACCCGAACGGCAATATCACCTGGGTTCCGCCGGAAGGCGGCGGCGGCCCCAACTACCAGGGCATGTAG
- a CDS encoding tetratricopeptide repeat protein — translation MLSTRMNRWTIAAITFAALAAPAAVSAQTPDHPADSAAQFPTKADLKSLTTAGSYLAARHASVERDAASAAAFYRSALRTDPKNNELLDRAFISSLADGDIDEAVKLADRILTMDKANRVARLVVGVRDLKQKKYPAAQLNINQSIRGPITDLVATLLSGWASYGAGDAKAAVASIDKLTGPEWYPIFKDLHTGMIMEISGKDKEAGTRFERAYKLDDSMLRVSDAYARWLSRNKDGAAAAGIYEAFDKKLPRHPLVQEGLRDTRAGKKLPPLVDSAQAGAAEALYGIGATLTRRGGEDLALVYLQLALYLQPNHPLALLSLADLYESVKKPKMAIKVYERMPATSPLKRNAQIQLATNLDAADRSDEAIKILKGVTAEAPKDIEAIMALGNIERGRKKFNDCANTYSLAIDAQPGVTDKNTWVTYYYRGICEERSKQWNKAEADMRKALELQPEQPHVLNYLGYSWIDQGINLDEGMKMIRRAVDQRPDDGYIVDSLGWAFYRIGNFEDAVKHLERAIDLKPEDPTINDHLGDAYWRVGRTLEAKFQWAHARDLKPEAEELPKIEAKIANGLPEDTSSAASADKKKEDGKGG, via the coding sequence ATGCTTTCCACCCGTATGAATCGTTGGACCATCGCCGCAATCACTTTCGCCGCACTGGCCGCACCGGCTGCGGTCTCGGCGCAGACGCCCGACCATCCGGCCGATAGCGCTGCGCAATTTCCCACCAAGGCCGACCTGAAATCGCTGACGACGGCGGGCAGCTATCTCGCCGCGCGGCATGCCAGCGTCGAGCGCGACGCGGCCTCGGCTGCGGCCTTCTATCGCTCCGCGCTACGCACCGATCCGAAGAATAACGAGCTCTTGGATCGCGCCTTCATTTCCTCGCTCGCCGATGGCGACATCGACGAAGCGGTTAAGCTTGCCGATCGCATCCTGACGATGGACAAGGCCAACCGCGTCGCGCGGCTGGTGGTCGGCGTCCGCGACCTCAAGCAGAAGAAATATCCGGCCGCGCAGCTCAACATCAACCAGTCGATCCGCGGACCGATCACGGACCTGGTGGCGACGTTGCTGTCGGGATGGGCGAGCTACGGCGCCGGCGACGCCAAGGCCGCGGTTGCCAGCATCGACAAGCTCACCGGCCCCGAATGGTATCCGATCTTCAAGGATCTCCACACCGGCATGATCATGGAGATCTCGGGCAAGGACAAGGAAGCCGGCACGCGGTTCGAGCGCGCCTACAAGCTCGACGATTCGATGCTGCGCGTTTCCGATGCCTATGCGCGTTGGCTGTCGCGCAACAAGGATGGCGCGGCGGCGGCCGGCATCTACGAAGCCTTCGACAAGAAATTGCCGCGGCACCCGCTGGTGCAGGAAGGCCTGCGCGACACCCGGGCCGGCAAGAAACTGCCGCCGCTGGTGGATTCGGCGCAAGCCGGCGCGGCCGAGGCGCTCTACGGCATCGGCGCCACGCTGACCCGCCGCGGCGGCGAGGATCTGGCGCTGGTCTATCTGCAGCTCGCGCTCTACCTGCAGCCCAATCATCCACTGGCGCTGCTCTCGCTCGCCGATCTCTATGAATCGGTCAAGAAGCCGAAGATGGCGATCAAGGTCTACGAGCGCATGCCGGCCACTTCGCCGCTCAAGCGCAACGCGCAGATCCAGCTTGCCACCAATCTCGACGCCGCCGACCGCAGCGACGAGGCGATCAAGATCCTGAAGGGCGTCACCGCAGAGGCTCCGAAGGACATCGAGGCGATCATGGCGCTCGGCAATATTGAGCGCGGCCGCAAGAAATTCAACGATTGCGCCAACACCTATTCGCTGGCGATCGACGCGCAGCCCGGCGTGACCGACAAGAATACCTGGGTCACCTACTATTATCGCGGCATCTGCGAGGAGCGTTCCAAGCAGTGGAACAAGGCCGAGGCCGACATGCGCAAGGCGCTCGAACTGCAGCCCGAGCAGCCGCATGTCCTGAACTATCTCGGCTATTCCTGGATCGACCAGGGCATCAATCTCGACGAAGGCATGAAGATGATCCGCCGCGCCGTCGATCAGCGCCCGGATGACGGCTACATCGTCGATTCGCTGGGCTGGGCGTTCTACCGGATCGGCAATTTCGAAGACGCGGTGAAGCATCTCGAGCGCGCGATCGATCTCAAGCCCGAGGATCCGACTATCAACGACCATCTCGGCGATGCCTATTGGCGCGTCGGCCGGACGCTGGAAGCGAAATTCCAGTGGGCCCATGCCCGCGACCTCAAGCCCGAGGCGGAAGAGCTGCCGAAGATCGAAGCCAAGATTGCCAATGGCCTGCCCGAAGACACTTCTTCTGCGGCTTCTGCCGACAAGAAGAAAGAAGACGGCAAGGGCGGCTGA
- a CDS encoding 4-(cytidine 5'-diphospho)-2-C-methyl-D-erythritol kinase — protein MPLLSDEGRAKVNLTLRVNGRRADGYHDLESVVAFADCADRLTLSLGSDLDLKMSGPLAQACGDTSDNLVIKAARLLAERVPGMKAGSFTLDKVLPVAAGIGGGSADAAAALRLLAQVNGLSLDDPRIIEVAQLTGADVPVCVNSRGCVMTGVGEALQPLSLPKMPCVMVNPGVPVATRDVFNALGLRNGELLVGVTDVLLRDRWPDDKASLEEWVEALAANSNDLEAPAMRVQPVIGDVIAALNATNGAWLARMSGSGATCFAIYENTAEAGRAAEKIRRDHPGWWVHAGTLS, from the coding sequence ATGCCGCTATTGAGTGACGAGGGACGCGCCAAGGTCAACCTGACCTTGCGGGTCAATGGACGCCGCGCCGACGGCTATCATGATCTCGAAAGCGTGGTGGCGTTCGCCGATTGCGCCGACCGCCTGACGCTGTCGCTGGGCTCCGATCTGGATTTGAAGATGTCCGGACCGCTGGCGCAGGCCTGCGGCGACACCTCGGACAATCTGGTAATCAAGGCCGCGCGTCTGTTGGCTGAACGCGTGCCCGGCATGAAGGCGGGCAGCTTCACGCTCGACAAGGTCCTGCCGGTGGCGGCCGGCATCGGCGGCGGCTCGGCCGATGCCGCGGCGGCGCTGCGGCTGCTTGCGCAGGTGAACGGGCTCTCGCTCGACGATCCCCGCATCATCGAGGTCGCGCAACTGACCGGCGCCGACGTGCCGGTCTGCGTCAACTCGCGCGGCTGCGTCATGACCGGCGTCGGCGAAGCGCTGCAGCCGCTCAGCCTGCCGAAAATGCCCTGCGTGATGGTCAATCCGGGCGTTCCCGTCGCAACCCGCGACGTGTTCAACGCGCTGGGCTTACGCAATGGCGAACTATTGGTCGGCGTCACCGACGTGCTGCTGAGGGATCGCTGGCCCGACGACAAGGCATCGCTGGAAGAATGGGTTGAAGCGCTCGCTGCCAACTCCAACGATCTAGAGGCGCCGGCCATGCGCGTCCAGCCCGTGATCGGCGACGTCATCGCGGCGCTCAACGCCACCAACGGCGCCTGGCTGGCGCGGATGTCCGGATCGGGCGCCACCTGCTTTGCAATCTACGAGAACACCGCCGAAGCCGGCCGTGCGGCAGAGAAGATCCGCCGCGATCACCCTGGCTGGTGGGTGCATGCGGGCACGCTGAGCTAG
- a CDS encoding LysE family translocator, which produces MNGASFTLFLAAALVIAAVPGPGIFYVAARTLSGGKRAGIASTFGTALGGLVHVIAGGLGVSAIILASAELFTALKFAGAIYLVWLGIRTFREAGKWVLEQNSAVGTQRVFREGVLVEALNPKTAAFFLAFIPQFLDPAGSYPALQFMVLGLISVALNTLVDVIVVMMATTARDSLTRRPNLLQRLRQGSGLFIAGLGISLALARRPAS; this is translated from the coding sequence ATGAACGGCGCTAGCTTCACGCTATTTCTTGCAGCGGCCCTCGTCATCGCCGCCGTCCCCGGCCCGGGAATCTTTTACGTCGCGGCACGCACGCTTTCCGGCGGCAAGCGAGCCGGCATCGCCTCGACATTCGGTACGGCGCTCGGCGGGCTCGTGCATGTCATCGCAGGCGGGCTTGGCGTCTCGGCGATCATCCTTGCCAGTGCCGAGCTGTTTACTGCGCTGAAATTCGCTGGCGCCATCTATCTCGTGTGGCTCGGCATCAGGACATTTCGCGAAGCCGGGAAATGGGTGTTGGAGCAGAACAGCGCCGTCGGCACGCAACGCGTATTTCGGGAAGGCGTGCTGGTCGAAGCCTTAAATCCGAAGACCGCCGCGTTCTTTCTGGCCTTCATTCCGCAATTCCTCGACCCGGCCGGCAGCTATCCGGCGCTCCAGTTCATGGTGCTGGGACTGATCTCGGTGGCGCTGAATACGCTCGTCGATGTCATTGTGGTGATGATGGCCACGACCGCGCGCGATAGTCTCACGCGCAGGCCGAATTTGCTTCAACGGTTGCGGCAGGGGTCGGGGCTGTTCATCGCCGGCCTCGGCATTTCGCTGGCGCTGGCGCGGCGGCCCGCGAGCTAG
- a CDS encoding polyprenyl synthetase family protein has translation MAVIVPFESPNASIDALVGLVAADMERVNATILSRTGSEVTMIPEVANHLISSGGKRLRPMLTLAMAQLSNYSGDGHIKLAAAVEFMHTATLLHDDVVDESELRRGKLSARMLWGNEASVLVGDFLLGQAFRMMVEVGSLRALDILSSAAATIAEGEVMQLAAAKNTATTEDEYLAVIRGKTAELFAAACEVGPVIANRPKAEQTACRSVGMNLGIAFQLVDDVLDYGGKAAKLGKNIGDDFREGKITLPVVLAFRRGNDSERKFWIKALERGEIGDSDLDHAIGLMTKHRALEDTISRAQHYGAMAVDALALFPASPMKTALEQVVAFCLARSH, from the coding sequence GTGGCGGTTATTGTACCCTTCGAGAGCCCGAACGCTTCGATAGACGCGCTGGTCGGGCTCGTCGCCGCCGACATGGAACGGGTCAACGCCACAATACTGTCGCGGACCGGGTCGGAAGTCACCATGATCCCGGAGGTCGCCAATCACCTGATCTCCTCCGGCGGCAAACGCCTGCGTCCGATGCTGACGCTGGCGATGGCCCAGCTCTCCAACTATTCCGGCGATGGTCATATCAAGCTCGCCGCCGCGGTCGAATTCATGCACACCGCGACGCTCTTGCATGATGACGTCGTCGACGAGAGCGAGCTGCGCCGCGGCAAGCTGTCGGCGCGGATGCTGTGGGGCAATGAGGCCAGCGTGCTGGTCGGCGACTTCCTGCTCGGCCAGGCCTTCCGCATGATGGTCGAGGTCGGCTCGCTGCGCGCGCTGGACATCCTCTCCTCCGCAGCCGCCACCATCGCCGAAGGCGAAGTGATGCAGCTTGCGGCGGCCAAGAACACCGCGACCACTGAGGACGAATACCTTGCCGTCATCCGCGGCAAGACGGCCGAACTGTTCGCCGCCGCCTGCGAGGTCGGTCCCGTAATCGCGAACCGGCCCAAGGCCGAACAGACCGCGTGCCGCTCGGTCGGCATGAATCTCGGCATCGCGTTCCAGCTCGTCGATGACGTGCTCGACTATGGCGGCAAGGCCGCGAAACTCGGCAAGAACATCGGCGACGATTTCCGCGAGGGCAAGATCACGCTGCCGGTGGTGTTGGCGTTCCGCCGCGGCAATGACAGCGAGCGCAAGTTCTGGATCAAGGCACTGGAGCGCGGCGAGATCGGCGACAGCGACCTCGATCATGCCATCGGGTTGATGACCAAGCACCGCGCGCTGGAAGACACGATCAGCCGCGCCCAGCATTACGGCGCGATGGCGGTGGATGCGCTGGCGCTATTCCCGGCCTCGCCGATGAAGACCGCGCTCGAGCAGGTGGTGGCGTTCTGCCTGGCGCGGTCGCATTAA
- a CDS encoding DUF2007 domain-containing protein: MRELVRTNDIVLVSAIGALLDGANIHHLVLDQNMSVIEGSLGILPRRILVHEDDNRAARQLLSEAGLAHELRPDE, translated from the coding sequence TTGCGGGAATTGGTCAGGACCAACGATATCGTGCTGGTTTCCGCGATCGGCGCGCTGCTCGACGGCGCCAATATCCATCATCTGGTGTTGGATCAGAACATGAGCGTGATCGAGGGATCGCTCGGCATCCTGCCGCGCCGCATCCTGGTTCACGAGGACGACAATCGCGCGGCCCGCCAATTGCTGTCGGAAGCGGGCCTGGCCCACGAATTGCGCCCCGATGAGTGA